The following is a genomic window from Bacilli bacterium PM5-9.
CATCAACAAATTAAAATTCAAAACTATAATTTATTTGATGTTTATCAATATTATTCATTATTATTATTATCAATTAATTTTTCAATCGTATTATTATTTTTTGCTAATTTCTTAATACTAAGTTTATCTAGTTTTTCATTAGCAATCCTTAAGTTTTTATCAGAACCTAATAAATTTTCTCTAATTTTATGAAGGTTTTCAATTGTTTTATCAATTTGATCAATTGCTGTTGTAAACTTTTTGCTTGCCAAAGAATAATTTCTTCCAAAGTCATCTTTAAAAGTTTCTAATTTACTTTCAAAATCAATTATATCAATACTCGCATTTTTCATTTGTTCTATTTCAACTTTATATTGTTGTGATTTAAGACTACCAATTCTTAATAAACTAATAATATTAATAAAATGTTGAGGCCTTATAACAAACATATTATCATATTCCCAAACTTTTGTAATATCATTATATAACTCATTATTTTGTTCTAGCATACTTACTAAAACAGCATATTCACAAGCCTTTTTGTTTCTATCATCATCTAACTTTTTAAAGAAATCACTGTTTTTATGTTTAGTAGCTGTAGTATCCTGCTCGTTTTTCATTTCAAACATAATTGACAACAACAAGTTACCTTTTTCATCATATTCCTTAAATATGTAATCACCCTTACTTCCTAAAGAAGCATCATTATCTTTATAAAACTCAGCATTTGGAAAGGCAATTCTACCATATTGATTATACATAATTTCACAATGCTGTTCTAAACTTTCACCAACCATTTTTGTGCTTTGTTTAAGTCTAAAATCTTTTAATGATTCAATCTCTTGTTTTTGTAAAGCAATTTGAGTATTAAGGCTTTCCTTTTCTTGATTAAATCCAATCGCAACTTTATTTTTTTCATTTTCAATTTCAATATTTGTTCTGTTTTTAATCTCTTTAATTTCAGATTCTAATTTTAAAATTTGAACTTCATAATTACTTTTCAGCTGCAATTCAGCCTCTTTGATACTAGTGCTTAATTTAGTTTTTAATTCAATTAATTCACTATCTTTCTTTTGTAATTCATTTTCTAATGACAATTCAAATTCCTTTCTTTTAACACTAATTTCTTTTTCTAAATATTTTTCATATTCCAAATCTTTAGATTCTTTTATTTTCTCTTCAATTTTTGATAAATCAAGTTGAATATCATCCAAATTATCTAATTTAATAATATCTCCCTTTTTAGCGTCTTCAAGCAATTCAATTGTTGTTTTATCAATAAGTTTAA
Proteins encoded in this region:
- a CDS encoding hypothetical protein (product_source=COG4487; cog=COG4487; pfam=PF09903; superfamily=58038,58113), with translation MEVKIKLIDKTTIELLEDAKKGDIIKLDNLDDIQLDLSKIEEKIKESKDLEYEKYLEKEISVKRKEFELSLENELQKKDSELIELKTKLSTSIKEAELQLKSNYEVQILKLESEIKEIKNRTNIEIENEKNKVAIGFNQEKESLNTQIALQKQEIESLKDFRLKQSTKMVGESLEQHCEIMYNQYGRIAFPNAEFYKDNDASLGSKGDYIFKEYDEKGNLLLSIMFEMKNEQDTTATKHKNSDFFKKLDDDRNKKACEYAVLVSMLEQNNELYNDITKVWEYDNMFVIRPQHFINIISLLRIGSLKSQQYKVEIEQMKNASIDIIDFESKLETFKDDFGRNYSLASKKFTTAIDQIDKTIENLHKIRENLLGSDKNLRIANEKLDKLSIKKLAKNNNTIEKLIDNNNNE